The Osmerus eperlanus chromosome 25, fOsmEpe2.1, whole genome shotgun sequence genome contains a region encoding:
- the cldn5a gene encoding claudin 5a — protein sequence MVSAGLEILGLGLCVCGSLLVMVACGLPMWKVTAFIEANIVVSQTIWDGLWMSCVVQSTGQMQCKVHDSILALTHDLQAARALTVISSVLGVLGLMVVIAGAQCTNCIRDENVKARVVNAGGVVYIISGLFVLVPLCWMANNIISDFYNPQLLSSQKREIGAALYIGWAATALLLIGGSLLCCSCPSSGNTGYSVKYAPPTKRATPNGDYDKRNYV from the coding sequence ATGGTTTCGGCCGGACTGGAGatcttggggctggggctgtgcgTATGTGGCTCGCTTCTGGTGATGGTGGCGTGCGGGCTGCCTATGTGGAAGGTGACCGCGTTCATCGAGGCCAACATCGTGGTGTCACAGACCATCTGGGACGGCCTGTGGATGTCTTGCGTGGTGCAGAGCACGGGCCAGATGCAGTGCAAGGTGCACGACTCCATCCTCGCGCTCACCCACGACCTGCAGGCGGCTCGGGCGCTCACCGTCATCTCGTCGGTGCTGGGTGTGTTGGGGCTCATGGTCGTAATCGCCGGGGCACAGTGCACTAACTGTATCCGCGACGAGAACGTCAAGGCCCGGGTGGTGAACGCCGGAGGGGTCGTCTACATCATCAGCGGACTGTTTGTTCTGGTGCCTCTCTGTTGGATGGCCAACAACATCATCTCGGACTTTTACAACCCACAGCTGCTCTCGTCCCAGAAAAGGGAGATTGGAGCCGCGCTCTACATCGGCTGGGCGGCCACGGCGCTGCTACTGATAGGGGGCTCGCTTCTGTGCTGCTCCTGCCCTTCCAGCGGTAACACGGGCTACTCGGTCAAATACGCACCACCGACAAAACGGGCCACACCGAACGGAGACTACGATAAACGGAATTATGTGTAG